A segment of the Aureliella helgolandensis genome:
GCGGCTTGCCCCTTGTCTTGGTTGCTCCAGTTCTCGCTCGCATAGGGGCCATAGTCAGGGACCTCTTGCCCGTCGCCCGTCCCACGTGTTCCTTCGTTATTCGCATGGGGGATCGTAAAAGCGAGGTAGAGGAAAAAGGGCTTGGGAGCTTGAGTGGAACTTCCGCTACGACGAATAAAGTCGAGCGCTTCCTCGGCTACCAAATCATGGCTGTAATCGACGCGGTGGGTGGCCCAACCACCGCTGAAACCACCAGAGGCACGCTGGACAGTATGGACAACGTTGTTGAGCTTCTCTTGCGTTTCGTTGCGCCACAAAAATTCTGGGAAGTAATTGTGCGCATGGACTTGATTCAGATAGCCGTACGCAAAGTCGAAACCTTGGCGACGTGGCAAGCCAGACTCGCCGCCCGGCGCCGCGTCGCCCAATCCCCACTTACCACACAGTCCAGTGGCGTAGCCAGCAGACTTGAGAACTTCGGCCACGGTCACATCTTCGTCTCGCAAGGATTGCTTGCTCATATCCGCGCCGCCTGCGTTGCCGCGGACATGCGTGTGCCCCATGTGCTGGCCGGTCATTAGCACACTGCGGGATGGGGCGCATACCGTGTTACCGGCATAGAAGTCGGTAAATCGCATCCCCTCCTCAGCCATTCTGTCGAGTCGCGGAGTTTGGAGCACTTTCTGGCCGTAGCAGCCCAGGTCTCCGTACCCCAAGTCGTCGGCCATGATGAAGATAATGTTGGGACGCGCCACATCCTGCGCGAATGCCCAAGACGGGACACAGCATAGAAGCGTTAGAGCGAGGCACATGGCAGGCAGTATTGGCGCAAAGGAGGGCATTTCTGAAGAGTTCCGTAAGGAGTTACCGGCACGTTCGAGGACTTTAGATCTATTCAATGGTGACTCAAGACATCCTAACATTCTTTCACGACCGCAAGAAAGGCCCTGCACCGAGCCTGAGCAATATTCCCTAAGCTGCTCCAAAGTCATTATCTCTCCCATCCTGCCAAAAAGGTGTCCGACACCTTTTTGGAAGGATGGGAAGACTGGGGGCTAGGGGACCCAGGCGAGCCAAGCGGCAATAAGGAGAATCGTTCCCAAGAAAGCGACCAAGAAGCCCATCGCACGGCGTTTCTTAATGAAGAACAGCAGTCCAAAGCCTGAAAGGGAGACTAAGATCATGAATATGGCGGACACATCGATCACGATCGACCAGGCGACGCCAGAGTCTCTCCCTTTGTGGAGGTCGTTCATGATGGCCATCATGCCTGTCGAGGTTACGCTTAGGGTGTATTGACCGCTTTCACGCGTGACAAAGGCATCTGCCGCGTAGCCTGGTCCCTTGAATACCAACATGCATTCGTAGGCATCGACTTCGAATTCGGCGACGCGCCCTCGCAACTGGTGTTGGCTGCGTAGCTGCTCGGCAATTTCGAGTTTGTCGACGGTGGGATTGAGCAGGTTTAACGGCAATTCGCCAGTAGCATCTCGGGTCGTTTGTTCCCCGGCTCCAAACCAAGTTGGATGGTTGAGAGTCAGGCCAGTAAATGCGAAGAACATCAAGGCAGCAAAGCTGAGCATCGAAAGATAGATGTGCAGCCAACGAAATGCCACCGCGCTCTGCGCGTACCACCCTCGCTTTCGCTTGTGAGGAGGCTTCCGCGAACCGTTGGTGAGTGTCCCCGTCTGCTCAGTGTTCATTGCACACTCACGTCTTGGGGACTAGCACTTTTGCTACCCACTGGAATGTACTGCAAACTCACATGGCTCATCTCAACATTTCCCTTCAGTTCACGCTTGTCGATCGCCTCGTTTTTCCACTCGATGGGTTCACGAATAATCTGGTAGGTACCATGTTCGCGGGCGACTTCCAAACAGAGCGTGTACTTTCCCGGTTGGAGAGGATGTCCGTTATTGTCGGTCCCGTCAAAGTGCGCGGAGTATTCACCTGGTCCGCGGGTAGCACTGGAAATGGTGCCAATTAAGTCTTCCTTCTCAATCAGCTTCCGGGTGCGATCACTGCGATACCAACGCGTTAAATCTCGGTGCCAACGGGGACCGGGTTGCTCGGTTTGCATCCACAGCAAGGCTGTTTTCACCGGAAAACCGTCGGTGTCTTCCAGCCAGATCGCCACGTATGGCCGCCGGTAACGTCCCCCCGTTGCACGCTCTAGCGTGAAGTGGACTATCAATCCCGATTGAGGTTTTTGCGTATCCTCGATGGCAATCAGTCTGTTTTGCATGGTGGCGGCGGATGAAGGCCAACCTGCTGATGCAAGGTGGCAGCCGTCTGACAGTATTAGTAGGCATTCCGTTGCATCCAGAGAGTTTACCAGCTCCAGGGAAGCCTTGGGGCTAAGAACGGAGAGGGCTGTCGCCAGTGCGTCTGCGTCCATAGCATTGGGGGCGAGCACCGTTGAACTCAGCACATTGCTGGCGGGCAGGCCGGTGCGTGGGTCGACTATGTGGGAATGTTTATGGTGATCGATTTCCACGAAACGTCGATAGCCTCCACTGGTGGCCATGGCGACGGGGTGGTCGACGGAAAACCGGTCTACCGTTTCAGCATTCTCGTGTGGATGCTGGGGGTCGGAGATTGCAATGGCCAGTGGCTCGTGCCCCAGCTTCCGTAGGTCACCTCCCAGATTGATGGTAAAGGTGCGGAGCTCTGGGAACTGCCGTTCCATCTCTCGGCAGACAGCGTCGAGCAGATAGCCCTTGGCCAATCCATCGAGGTTGATGGAGAGCGAACTGTAGCGAGTGGTGAGCCCCTCGTTCGATACGCTGTAGGGTTGAGCGGCGAACTGACGAACCAATTTGCGTCTTGCAGCGTCTGATGGAACCGTGCCTTGTCGCCACAGTTGCGTTAGATGGCCTGCTCGAACCTCAAAGGCGCCGTGAGTCGCGCTGCGCCAGTATTCCGCCCGCCGCAGAACCTCGGTCAGTTCCTGAGAGAGCCGAGTTGGGGCTGGAGTTTGCGATTGCCAGCGCATCAATTCACTGTTCGCATCCCAGCTACTAAGAATAAGTGCTAAGCGGTCGATCTCAGCGAGCGCGACTCGCTCGATGCGCTGAGCCGATTCGGCCGAATCTGCCTCGAATAGCAATTCCAATGACGTCCCCAAGACCGATTCAAAATTGCGTTGATAGGGCTTGGCGAACAGCACGCTAGGGGAAAACGCAATGCACAGCCAGGCAAGGGAGTGCATCACCAAATTTACATGGGACATCAAGAGAAATTCCTGGAATTGCTGAATTGAAAACCAATCGCGCCCTATCTGCCCAAGCGCGTCGACGTCGTCGACAGCGCTCTGGAATGTCGGTGGCGCAGGATGCGAGGCCTATTGCCAATGGTGGGGCCTAGTTGGCGGAATCGCCTGCTGAGGACTTGTTGCCATTGGAGGTTGAGGTGGCAGCGTTGTCGGCTTCGGTAGCGGCTGCTTGCGCCTCGAGTGCTGCTTGCAACTCAGCCATATTTAGGAGCGAGTCTTTGTCGGTATCAGCCCCCTCAATCAACAGGGATAAGCGATCGCCCAGTTCGTCGCGTCCGAGTTTTCCATCCTTGTTGGAATCGCGTCGCATTAATAGTTTCGAGTTGCGAACCGCTGGGCTTTCGCCCGAAGCTCGGTTGCCGAAGCCGGTGCTAACGACCAATTCCGGATCTTGCTTGGGTGCCGGATCTAGCAGTACGAAATGCGCCAAACCGGCCCGTTGGTCGTCTACTCCGTAGAACAGCAACCTCCCGTTGTAGTTCAGCATTGTCATGTTGGCAGATATACCAGTCAGTTGTTCGCTCACGATCGTCCAAGCGTTGGTATGGACGTCGTAGACTTCGAGCGATGTGGCTGGTGCGAAATGGCCATTGATTTTCGTAAAGCCGCCGTGCAGGTAGAGCTTGTCGGCTGTGGATACAAGGCTAGGAAAGACACGAGGTGTATGCGGGGCGGTGATCTGTCGCCAAGTGCGTTCGGTGAAGCTGAAAACATCGACGGTTTGCGCCAACTCGTTCCCTTCGCCGATCCCACCCACCGCAAAGAACTCGTTTCCAATCACTGCGCCACCAAACGAGCGTCGTGGTGTTGGGATGCCCGGAGCTTTCAAAGGAGCGATTGGGGATTCGTCGCCCCACCAATGTAGGATGGAATGGGCCAATCCTCGCTCGCGTCCTTGGCTTCCGCCCACTAGCCAAATCGCGTCCTCGTGAGCAATACCTTGCAGCATGGCGCGTGGTTCGGGCAACTGTTGAACGCCGGTGCTCCATGTTTTAGATTCGTGTGCGTATTCGTAAACCGACGATAGCGAACCAAAGGCATCGTCCACAAAGCCAAGCCCACCTACGAGAAGCAGTCGTTGGTGCTTGCTGGTCTGCGACTGGATTATGGCCGTCCCAGCTTGGAGAGCTTGAGGAAGCTTCGGGAGTTGCTCAACAGTTTGGCTGCCGATATCGAAGGCAAAGGCTTCATCGACCAGCGCCTCTTTGGAGAAGTCGTGGGGTGCGCGACTGGCGTTGCCACCTAGGGCATAGAGTTTGGTACCCTGCAGTACCAAGCTCTGACTCTGAACGGCTCTTCCGGGGAAGGGAATTGACCAACGCGTTTGCTTAGGAACATCGGATGTGTAGATGTCGTCGGAGCCAACGTAAACGGACTCGACCACCGCCATGCGGCCCGATCCGTCTGCGCCTGTTCCCCCAACAGCCAGCAATCGATTGGGGGTGGCGGGGAG
Coding sequences within it:
- a CDS encoding PepSY-associated TM helix domain-containing protein; amino-acid sequence: MNTEQTGTLTNGSRKPPHKRKRGWYAQSAVAFRWLHIYLSMLSFAALMFFAFTGLTLNHPTWFGAGEQTTRDATGELPLNLLNPTVDKLEIAEQLRSQHQLRGRVAEFEVDAYECMLVFKGPGYAADAFVTRESGQYTLSVTSTGMMAIMNDLHKGRDSGVAWSIVIDVSAIFMILVSLSGFGLLFFIKKRRAMGFLVAFLGTILLIAAWLAWVP
- a CDS encoding DUF2271 domain-containing protein, producing MSHVNLVMHSLAWLCIAFSPSVLFAKPYQRNFESVLGTSLELLFEADSAESAQRIERVALAEIDRLALILSSWDANSELMRWQSQTPAPTRLSQELTEVLRRAEYWRSATHGAFEVRAGHLTQLWRQGTVPSDAARRKLVRQFAAQPYSVSNEGLTTRYSSLSINLDGLAKGYLLDAVCREMERQFPELRTFTINLGGDLRKLGHEPLAIAISDPQHPHENAETVDRFSVDHPVAMATSGGYRRFVEIDHHKHSHIVDPRTGLPASNVLSSTVLAPNAMDADALATALSVLSPKASLELVNSLDATECLLILSDGCHLASAGWPSSAATMQNRLIAIEDTQKPQSGLIVHFTLERATGGRYRRPYVAIWLEDTDGFPVKTALLWMQTEQPGPRWHRDLTRWYRSDRTRKLIEKEDLIGTISSATRGPGEYSAHFDGTDNNGHPLQPGKYTLCLEVAREHGTYQIIREPIEWKNEAIDKRELKGNVEMSHVSLQYIPVGSKSASPQDVSVQ
- a CDS encoding arylsulfatase, giving the protein MCLALTLLCCVPSWAFAQDVARPNIIFIMADDLGYGDLGCYGQKVLQTPRLDRMAEEGMRFTDFYAGNTVCAPSRSVLMTGQHMGHTHVRGNAGGADMSKQSLRDEDVTVAEVLKSAGYATGLCGKWGLGDAAPGGESGLPRRQGFDFAYGYLNQVHAHNYFPEFLWRNETQEKLNNVVHTVQRASGGFSGGWATHRVDYSHDLVAEEALDFIRRSGSSTQAPKPFFLYLAFTIPHANNEGTRGTGDGQEVPDYGPYASENWSNQDKGQAAMITRMDADVGRLLDLLDEMNLAEDTLVLFTSDNGPHDEGGHDTERFDPNGPLRGMKRDLYEGGVRVPLIARWPGTTPAGATSHHIGYFGDFMATAAELSAAQAPEDLDSLSLVPTLTGKPAQQAEHEYLYWEFYEQKGKQAVRANQWKAIRMPWKTGTTQLFDLSQDMGEEHDVAAQHPEIVQRMEAIMQSAHTEHPNWQPR